A window of the Acidimicrobiales bacterium genome harbors these coding sequences:
- a CDS encoding NAD(P)H-hydrate dehydratase has protein sequence MRPVVTPEEMRAIDAAAAEDLDTLIGRAGWANAVAARSLLGSVAGRRIVVLAGPGNNGADGRVGAQILERWGAKVAVVDARTWRDASVVWSRCELVIDAAFGTGLRRPFDAPDLAALCPRQPLVLAVDIPSGLDGDTGAVLGSALRADATVTFGAIKPGLLFGRGPALAGPVTVADLGLDTSNARIHLLDPDDLASWPNRAVDAHKWQSAVWVVGGQPSMPGAPRLAATAAARAGAGYVLGSIPGLDAAAVDLPIEAVGRSIGDDWAADVTRQADRVAAFVLGPGLTTDDRSGEQVRALVSGVDQPVVLDAGALDAIATGAERLAGSSERTSCLRDRQALAVLTPHDGEFARLMGDPPGSDRVQAARRAAKAYASVVLLKGPVTVVAHPDGRVLLSNAGDERLATAGSGDVLSGIIGAGLALGLEPFAAAGVGAELHGRAASLGYRRGLVAGDLPELVARVLSSLPSREGGKQ, from the coding sequence ATGCGACCCGTCGTGACGCCGGAGGAGATGCGAGCGATCGACGCTGCAGCCGCCGAGGATCTCGACACGCTGATCGGGCGCGCCGGCTGGGCGAATGCGGTTGCGGCGCGCTCACTTCTCGGATCGGTTGCCGGTCGCCGAATCGTGGTGCTGGCAGGGCCGGGAAACAACGGAGCCGACGGTCGAGTCGGGGCACAGATCCTCGAGCGCTGGGGAGCCAAGGTCGCCGTGGTCGATGCCCGGACGTGGCGCGACGCCTCGGTGGTGTGGTCCCGTTGCGAGCTCGTCATCGACGCTGCGTTCGGAACCGGACTGCGTCGTCCCTTCGATGCCCCCGATCTTGCTGCGCTGTGCCCCCGCCAACCGCTCGTCCTGGCGGTCGACATCCCGAGCGGCCTCGATGGCGATACCGGGGCGGTGCTGGGGTCGGCGCTTCGGGCCGATGCCACCGTGACGTTCGGGGCGATCAAACCCGGGCTGCTGTTCGGTCGAGGACCGGCGCTCGCCGGACCGGTGACGGTCGCCGACCTCGGTCTCGACACCTCGAACGCTCGGATCCATCTACTCGATCCCGACGACCTCGCATCGTGGCCCAACCGGGCGGTCGACGCCCACAAGTGGCAGTCGGCGGTCTGGGTCGTCGGTGGGCAACCGTCGATGCCGGGCGCTCCGCGGTTGGCCGCCACGGCCGCCGCCCGAGCAGGCGCAGGCTACGTGCTTGGCTCGATTCCCGGCCTCGATGCCGCCGCCGTCGATCTCCCGATCGAGGCCGTCGGTCGAAGCATCGGAGACGACTGGGCAGCGGACGTCACCCGCCAGGCCGACCGGGTGGCGGCCTTCGTGCTCGGACCCGGCCTTACGACCGACGACCGATCCGGCGAACAGGTCCGGGCGCTGGTGAGCGGCGTTGATCAGCCCGTCGTCTTGGATGCCGGCGCGCTCGACGCCATCGCCACCGGTGCAGAGAGGTTGGCCGGCAGCAGCGAGCGAACCTCCTGCCTTCGTGATCGTCAGGCCCTGGCCGTGCTGACACCGCACGACGGTGAGTTCGCCCGGTTGATGGGCGATCCTCCAGGAAGCGACCGCGTGCAGGCGGCTCGTCGGGCGGCGAAGGCCTACGCCAGCGTCGTGCTCCTGAAGGGTCCGGTCACCGTGGTCGCCCATCCCGATGGTCGGGTCCTGTTGTCGAATGCCGGTGACGAGCGGTTGGCGACGGCAGGCAGCGGCGATGTGTTGAGCGGCATCATCGGCGCCGGCCTCGCGCTGGGTCTCGAACCGTTCGCCGCAGCCGGCGTGGGCGCCGAGCTGCACGGTCGGGCAGCGTCGCTGGGTTACCGACGGGGCCTGGTCGCCGGTGACCTGCCCGAGCTCGTCGCTCGGGTGCTGTCGTCGCTGCCATCACGCGAGGGAGGGAAGCAGTGA
- the acpS gene encoding holo-ACP synthase, with product MGHELTDADAGFEAAATQAAALEALIGRSVVSIGVDVVEIDRIRRITVSRSGFVRRVYTDDESRYALAARDPAERFAARFAAKEATMKALGVGLGGVDFRDMAVSKAPSGAPSLVVSGRAAIRANELGIGGWLLTLSHSDTIAIAVVAGLAS from the coding sequence ATGGGCCACGAACTGACCGACGCCGATGCAGGGTTCGAGGCGGCAGCCACTCAAGCTGCCGCCCTCGAAGCGTTGATAGGGCGATCTGTCGTCTCCATCGGCGTCGATGTGGTCGAGATCGACCGGATCCGGCGCATCACGGTCAGTCGTAGCGGCTTCGTTCGCCGCGTCTACACCGACGACGAGTCTCGCTATGCGCTCGCCGCCCGTGATCCAGCGGAGCGGTTCGCCGCCCGGTTCGCGGCCAAGGAGGCGACGATGAAGGCGCTCGGGGTCGGGCTCGGTGGGGTCGACTTTCGTGACATGGCCGTTTCGAAGGCACCCTCGGGTGCGCCGTCGCTGGTCGTCAGCGGTCGCGCCGCCATCCGGGCGAATGAGCTCGGTATCGGCGGTTGGCTGCTCACCCTGTCGCACAGTGACACGATTGCCATCGCAGTGGTGGCAGGATTGGCGTCGTGA